The sequence GCACGTCGACGCCGTACTTGTCGTACACCGAGCGGTTGATCATCATGAAGGTCGGGTTGAAGCCGGTCGGTACGGCGTAATAGGTGCCGCCCGCCTGCACGTTGGGGAGCGCGGCCGGGTTGAAGCGGTCGAGGTAGGGCTTCAGTTCCTTGTCGACGCTGCTCAGCAGGCCCTCACCGACGAGGCTGGGCACCTCGCCGAAGTTCTGCACCAGGCAGGGGACGTCCTTCCGGGCGGCGACCGCGTTGCGCAGGTTCTGGGCCGTGCCGGGGTTGTCGGCCTGCTTGACGAACTTGAGCTTGATGTCGGTGTGGGTGGCGTTGAACTTCGCCACCACCGGGTCGACGTTCTTCGTCTCCGTCCAGCTCCAGTACTCGATCGTGACCGGCCCCTTCGAGCGGTCCGAGGAGTCGTCGGAGTCGCCGCCGCAGGCCGTCGCGGTGAGTGCGAGCGCGGTGGCGAGGGCGGCGGCCGGCGCTGCCGCGCGGTGCGGGACACGGGAGTGGGGCATGGCTGCTCCTGAGGGACGAAGGCCGGAACAAAGACAGGACGAAGGCAGGGGGGACCGGCCGCCGCTCGGGTCGTACGGTCCGAAGGCGCCTTAGAAACCGGTCTCTATGGAAGCTAGAACCGGTACCGGGGGTCGGCAAGACATCGGGCAGAGAAAACTGAGGAACGGGGCCAACTGGCCCTTATTTGCACGGTATTTCGAACCGGTGGGCATGAAATCGGCGCCTATCAGACAGGCGATCCCTTAGAGACCGGTTGTCCGGAGGGTGCGGAGCGCGTTGCCCAGTGACTTGTCCGGCACCTGCTCCGGCGCCTTGTCCGCCGGTGCGGGGTTCGGCGCAGCGAGGAGAGGCCGTGCACAGGGAGAGAGCGGTACGGGGAACTCAGTGCCCCGGTCGTCGCGTGGAGTCCCGCAGCACGATGTGGGTGCCGAGCACCAGGTGCTGGCTTCCGGGAAGTTCGTCACGGTGCAGGGCCAGCCGGACCGCGGCGCGGCCCAGCTCCTCGTGGGGGACGTTGACGGTGGTGAGGGCCGGGAAGAGGTCGAGGGCCAGCGGCACGTCGTCGTAGCCGACCACGGACACGTCGTCGGGGACCCGCACGCGCGCTTCGCGCAGCGCCTGCAGCGCGCCCGCCGCGACCATGTCGGTGGCCGCGAACAACGCGGTGAACTCGGCGCCGGCCAGCAGGAGTTCACGGGTGCCCCGGTAGCCGTGCGAGCGGCTGAACGCGCCGTCGAGGATCAGGGCCGGGTCCGGGGCGAGCCCGAGCAGTTCGTGGGCGCGCCGGTAACCGCTGAGGCGCTGACCGCTGGTGGACAGGCCGGGGACCCGGCCGAGGTAGGCGACGCGCTGGTGGCCCGAGGTGAGCAGGTGGGTGGTCATAGCGAAGGCGCCGCCCTCGTTGTCGTACTCGACGACCGTGGCGGGCACCCCGGGGCCCAGCGGGGGTCTGCCGACCAGTACGAGCCGTGAACCGGCCCGGTCCAAGGCGTGCGCGAAGTGCGTCATACGGTCCTGGTAGGCCTTGTCCTCCCAGGCACCGCCGACGACGATCACGGCGTCGGCCCGCTGTTCGCGCATGGTCTCGACGACGGCGAGGGTCCGCTGCGGATCGCCGTGCGTGGTGCAGAGCATGCACAGCCTGCCCTCGGCGGACGCCTGCTCCTCGACGCCGCGTGCGATGTGTGCGTAGAAGGGGCCGGTGACGTCGTCCACGACGAACGCCACCGCCTTGTTGGTGGAGCCACCGAGCGCGCGGGCGTGGGCGTTGACCACGTAGTCGAGGTCGCGCATCGCCTTGAGCACCCTGGTACGGGTGCTCGCGGCGACCGGGTAGGTGCCGCCCAGCACCCGGGAGACGGTCGAGGCGGAGACACCGGCCCGCGCGGCCACGTCCCGGACCGTGGAAGCGTCCTTGACCGGAGCGGGCTCCGGCTTCTTGGCCACGGGTGGCTCTCCTCCTGTGATGTGAACCGGTCCTCTGGTGCGCGGGGGTGCGACCGGTCCCCTGGTGTGCACCGGTCACCTTATGGGGGTGTTCCGGGGCCCGCCGTCCCGGCTCCCGGTGCCCGGCGGCCCGGTGCCCGATGCCCGGGCGGCCCGGCGTCCTGAGTCCGTTGGACTGCGGGGACGGGCTCGGCGTCAGGCGGTTCGTTCCAGTGCTGCGTGGTCGATGGCGTGTGCCAACTCCCTTCCGGCCAGGAGTCGTTCGGCCTCCTGGGTGACGGCGAGGCCCAGCCGGGCCACCTCGTTGCCCTGCGAGCCCGCGAGATGCGGGGTGATGAACGCGTTCGGCAGGTCGAAGAGCGGGGAGTCGACGGGCAGCGGCTCAGGGTCGGTGACGTCGAGGATCGCCCCGAGCCGGTCCGCGCGCAGTTCGTCGACGAGGGCGTCGTGATCGAGGAGGGCGCCGCGTGCGGTGTTGATCAGCACGGATCCCGTCGGCATCAGGGCGAGTTCGCGGCGGCCGATCAGATGGAGGGTCTCGGGGGTCTGCGGGGCGTGGACCGTGACGATGTCGCTGGTGCGCAGCAGTTCGTCGAGCGGCAGCAGCCGGACGCCGAGGGCGGTGGCCTCCGCCCCGTCCACGTACGGGTCGGCGAGGCTCACCTTCAGGTCGAAGGGCTTCAGCAGTTCGATGAGCCGCCGGCCGATACGGGAGGCTCCGACGACGCCCACGCGGCGGCCGAAGTTGCCGATGCCCGGCACGATCTCCCCCTGCGGGAAGGCCCGTTGGGTGCGGAAGCGGTCGCGGTGGGCGAAGAGGTCCTTGCCGGCGAGCAGGATCATGCCGAGCGTGTACTCGGCCACGGGCAGCGCGTTGGCGTCGGCCGCCGAGGAGACGAGGACTCCGCGCTCCCAGACCGCGGGCGAGGTGAGGCCCTTGACCGAGCCGGCCGCGTGCAGGATCGCGCGGAGCGCGGGGGCCGCGTCGAGGACGGCTTCGTCGATACGGGGTGAGCCCCAGCCGGTGATCAGGATCTCGGCGGTGGCGAGGGCGGTCCTTGCGCGCGGATCGGTGAAGTCCTCGACCGTCAGAGTGGGATCGATTTCTACTGTGTCGCGCAGACGGGCCATGACGTCCGGCGGGAAGATCTGGGGCAGGTTCTGGGCTGTCATCGCGAAAAGGGCGGCGGGGCGTGGGCGCAAGGTGGGTGGCCTTCCCGGTCGGTGACTCCTGTGTAGCAACCGGTCTCTACGGTAGGTGCCGCGGAGCGAGGGGGTCAATGGACGGGGGTGGGGGCGGCCGGGGGCGGCCCGCGGTGGCGGTGGCCGTGGGTGCGGGCCGGTGGGTGGGTGCGGGCCGGTGGGGGGGTGCGGGCCGGTGGGGGGGTGCGGGCCGGTGGGGGTCGGTGGGGGTCGGCCGCGCAGTTCCCCGCGCCCCTCAAAAGCGGGGCTCCGCCCCTGCTTTTGCCCCTTCGGGGGCGCGGGGAACTGCGCGGCCGACCCCCACGGCCCGCAGACAAAGAGTGGGTCGGGGCGCAGCCCCCCTCAAGGGGCGCGGGGAACTGCGCGGCCGGCCCTCACGGACCCGCAGCCGACGAACAAGCCGGGCGCAGCCCGACCCGCACCCACCCGCACCGCACCGCCGAGGTAGGTTCCAGCCGTGGCCGTCTTCCGGTCGCGGGAACTTCCGGGAAGGACGACGGATGGCTGAGGCCCTGAAGAACTGGGCGGGGAACATCACGTACTCCGCCAAGGAGCTGCAGCGCCCGCGCTCGCTCGACGCGCTCCGATCCCTGGTCGCGCGCAGCGGCCGGGTGCGCGTGCTCGGCAGCGGGCACTCGTTCAACCTGATCGCCGACCCGGGCAGCGAGGGCGTCCTGCTCTCACTCACCGGGCTGCCACCGTCGGTCGAGGTGGACACGATGGCCCGTACGGTCCGGGTGGCGGGCGGGGTCCGGTACGCGGAGCTGGCGCGGGCGGTCCACGACCAGGGGCTCGCCCTGCCCAACATGGCCTCGCTGCCGCACATCTCGGTCGCGGGCTCGGTGGCGACCGGCACACACGGCTCGGGGAACGCGAACGGCTCGCTCGCGTCCCCCGTACGGGAGGTCGAACTGGTCCTCGCCGACGGGTCGCCCCTGACCATCGGCCGTGACGACGCCCGCTTCGACGGGGCCGTGACCTCGCTCGGCGCCCTCGGTGTCGTCACCGCGCTCACCCTCGACCTGGAGCCCGACTTCGAGGTGGCCCAGCAGGTGTTCGGCCGGCTGCCACTCGCCGGGCTGGACTTCGAGACGGTGTCGGCATCGGCGTACAGCGTGAGTCTGTTCACGGACTGGCAGCGGTCGGGGTTCGTGCAGGCCTGGGTCAAACGGCGTACCGACGTGCCGTGGGACGGCTTTCCGTGGGCCGAGCCCGCCGCCGAGGCGATGCACCCGGTGCCGGGCATGCCCGCCGTGAACTGCACGCAGCAGTTCGGGGTGCCCGGACCCTGGCACGAGCGGCTGCCTCACTTCCGGCCCGAGTTCACTCCGAGCAGCGGGGCCGAGCTCCAGTCGGAGTACCTGCTCCCGCGCTCGTACGCCGTCGAGGCGCTGCACGCCGTCGACGCGATCCGTGGGACGCTCGCGCCGGTGCTGCAGATCTGCGAGGTGCGCACGGTCGCCGCCGACAGTCAGTGGCTGAGTCCGTCGTACGGGCGGGACACCGTGGCGTTCCACTTCACCTGGGTCGAGGACACGGCGGCCGTGCTGCCCGTGGTGCGGCGGCTGGAGGAGGCCCTCGCGCCCTTCGACGCGCGTCCGCACTGGGGGAAGGTGTTCGTGGCGGAGGCCGCGGACCTGCGTGGGCGCTATCCGCGGATGGGTGAGTTCAAAGCCCTGGTCGGGGACCTCGACCCGACGGGGACGTTCCGGAACGCGTTCGTGGGTGCGCTGCTCGATTGAGGCGCTCGCTCCCGGCGCTCGGGGGAGGTGTTCGCGCGGGCCCCTGGTCCGCCGCCGGGTGGGTTCATCGGGTGAGGACGATCGTGAGGAGGCCGGCCAGCGCGACGGTCTGGAGGAGGGCGCGGGGCCAGATGACGCTGTCCCAGCGTTGCTGGAGTTCCCTGGTGTCCGCCGGGACGGCGTGATCGGCCGCGGCCGCGCGGAGCCTCTTGTTGATGGGTGCGCTGATGCGCAGGTAGACGGCGAGCCACAGGAGGAGCGCGGCCAGGGCGACGGCTCCGCCGATGCGCGCCGGGGTGCCGTCACCGGTGACGGTGGCGAGAGCCGTGGCGACGATGGACAGGACGCCCGGCACGGGCAGCCGGCGGTCTCCGTACTCGTGGACCCTGCCGAGCAGGTCGGCCACGGAGGCGTCGGCCGCACCGCTCGCGGCCGGGCGCAGGACGAGTGCGCAGAACAGATCGGTGCCGTAGATGATCGCGGCACAGAAGACGGCGACGAGCGCGGCGATGTCGGCGAGGGTGTTCATGGCTGCTGGGGTGTCCCTTGCGTGCGGCCGGGAATGGTTCCGGGCGTGATCGGTGTGTCCGGTGTGTCCGCTCCGGGCAGGACACGGGTGAGGCAGTCGGTCAGCGCCTCGTCGAGCAGGGCGTGCAGTCCCTCGGCGTCGACGCCCACGCGGCCGACGACCAGCAGCGCGATCAGTCCATGGGCCGTCGCCCACAGCCGCAGCACGTGCCCCTCGGGCCGGGTGTCCCCCGCGGTGGCGAGAAGGCCCGCCAGGAGATCGCCGACGGCCTGCCCCTCGTCCCAGGCGTCGGTGGCCGGTACCCGCACCCCGCCCAGGCCGTACATGAGCTGGTACAGATCGGGCTCGGTCAGGCCGAAGTCGAGGTAGGCATGACCCGCCCGCCGCACGGCGGCGGCGGCCGTGCCCGACGCGCCCGCCGTGGACCCGCCGTCGGTGCCGGGCCCCTCGGGCGCGGCAGCGGTGGCCATGGAGTCCCGCAGCCGGGCGAACCCCTGGCGCACCAGGGCGAGCAGGATGTCGTCGCGGCCGGTGAAGTACCGGTAGGCGAAGTTCGCGGAGTACTCGATCTCATCGGCGAGCCGGCGCATGGTCACCGCGTCCCACCCGTCGCGGCGGGCCACGTCGAGGGCCGCGGACAGGATCGACTCCCGCGCGTCGGCCCGCTCCCGTTCCCTCCGCCGCTGCGCAGGAGTCAGGGTCGGCTCCGGCTCCGGCCGGTCCTGTTCGTCGCGTGTCATCGGCCGGCGTCCTCGCCCGACAGCTGCGCGAAGAACGCCTGCCCGTCGAGCTGGTCCCAGTGCTCGACGGCCATCCCGTCGACGACGCGCCAGATGTCGATCGAGTGCATCACCACCGGGCGGCCGGTGGGCGGCAGCCCCATGAACGGCCCCTGGAAAGTCGCCCGGTAGGTGAAGCGGCCCGCGACCCGGTCACCGTCGACCAGCACGTCGTCCAGGCTCACCTCCGTGTCGGGAAACGCCGCGAACCACTGCGCCCAGAACGCCCTGTTCGCCTCGCGGCCGTCCTCGACGTGGGCGTTGTGGTTCACGTAGCCCTCGGCGACGAAACCGTCGACCGCGTCTGGGTCGTGCCCGTTCATCAAGTTCGCGAACGCGTGGGCGACGGTCTCCCGGCTGCTCTGCATGGTGCTCATCCTCATGACCCACCTTCGATTGCGGTTACGTTGTAACCATCGTGTACTGCGTAACCAGATAAGTCAACCGGTCGGCGGGCGGCCATGCCTCACGCGGCAGGCGGCCGGGTCTCCACGTGGCGTCGCAGCGCCTGATCGAAGGCTTCGAACCCCTCGCCGCCCGCGCTCGCCCCTTCCTCGACCAGCCGTGCCAGCAGCCCGCCGAAGGACTCGCGGTGCGTCACCCTCGTCCCGCCGCCCGGCAGTCCGGCAGTCCGGCAGTCCGGCCAGTACGAACTCGTGGACCCCGGTGAAGATCGCGTGGGGCAGCCAGGCCGCGCCGGGGATCACGGCCGCCCACGCCGGCCGGACACCGGGTGTCGCCTCCAGGACGGGTGCGTGCACGACGTACGGCTTCCTGCCGGGCGGCCCCAGCGTGACCCGCAACCGGCGGCCGACTTCGGCGCGCCCGTGGAGTTGGCCCTGTTCGAGGAGCGCGGGTTCGACACGGTGACCGTCGACGAGATCGCGGCCGCGGCCGGCGTCGCACGCGGGACGTTCTTCAACTACTTCGAGAGCAAAGAAGCCGTCGTCGTCACCTACGGCCCCCACGAGGCCGAGGTCCAGCGCCGCCTGATGGAAAAACGGCCGCCGGGCGAGCCCGTGTGGGACTCGATGGTGGGGATCATCCTCGGCCACCTCGACGAGTTCGAGGCGCAGATCGTCGTGCACCTGCGCCTCAAGGTCGGTTCCCCCACCCTGAGCCGCTCCGCCCGGCCGATGACCGACCGGCTGGTGGCCGACCTGCGCGCTTGGGGGCTCGAACGTCACCCCGAGCTGTCCGAGCCCGAACTCATGCTCGTGATCAACGTCGCGGTCACCACCCTCGGGACCGCCGTCCAGTACTGGCAGGTCGACCGGCCGGCGGCGGAGCGGATCGCCACGGTTGCACGCCATGCTGGACCGCGTCGGCGCCGGCCTCGCGGCGACCGAGGACTGACAGCGCGCCCGGCCCGACGCTTCGGCTCGGGCTCGGGCTCGGGCTCGGGCTCCGGCTCCGGCTCCGGCTCGCGGTGATGCGAGTGATGTGTCCCGGTTGCCTCCTGTTCACCTTGACGTCCCCTTGAAGACTCCTGAAATCAACCCATGTTTCTCATGGGCTCCTCATGCGCCGTTGGTTGCGTGTGCGAGGCCGGTCGGTCCGCAACGTACGAGCAAGGGAGGCGCATGGTGTTCCTTTCGAAGGCAGCCGCGGCGCGCAAGGGCCGGGCAGCCGAGCCCTGGGGGACGGACAGCGGGGGTCGAGGAACCGGGGATCCGGAGACCGGGGATCAAGGGACCGGGACTCAAGGGAGCGGGACTGAAGGGAGCGGAGGTCAGCGGACCGAAGATGAGGGGACCGGGGGTCAGGGGAGCGAAGAGCCCCTGCATGTGGCCAGTCGGCTGCACGCGTTCAACCGGTTCGAGCTGAAGTACCTGGTCCCGGTCGATCAGGCGGCGGAGATCCGCGACGAGCTGGCCGAGCGGATGGACCGCGATCTGCACAGCCCGGTCGGCGGGTACGGCGTGTGGAGCCTCTATTACGACACTCCTCAACTCCGCTTCTACTGGGAGAAGATCGAGGGTCTCAAGTTCCGCCGCAAGCTGCGTATCCGGCACTACGGCGACCTCGACGGAGTCGGTGACGAGTCGCCGGTCTGCGTGGAGATCAAGCAGCGCGTCAACCGGGTCACGCAGAAGCGCCGCATCACCCTTCCCTACGGCGTGGCACGGCGGTTGTGCGACGGCCGGGAGATGGTGGAGCACTCCCCGAAGGAGAGCGCCTTCATCCAGGAGGTCCTCGACCTGGTCGTGCGGCTGAACCTGAAGCCCACCGCGATCACCGGATATCAGCGCGAAGCCCTGGTCGGGCGGGGCGCCGACACCGGACTGCGGGTCACCTTCGACCGCCGTGTCCGCGGCCGGGACCGGGACTTCCACTTCGGCCTGCAGACGCCGGAGAACCGGTTCACGATCCCGCCGCACATGTCGGTCATGGAGATCAAGGTCAACGAGCGCACCCCCCACTGGATCACCGACCTGGCCGCGCGGCGCAACCTCAGCCTCGTACGGATCTCGAAGTACGTGCAGTCCGTCGAGGCGTTCGGCCTGGCCCCGCGTTCGGTCTTCCACATCGATGAGGCGGACTGTCCGCCGCCCACCCCCACTGAAGAGCAGCCGCTGCAGCAGCGGCCGGCGCAGCCCGACGCGCCGTTGAAGGTAGGAGCACAGTGAATCTCGAACTGCAGGAACTCAGCGGCACGTTCAGCGTGGCCGACGTCGTGGCGGCGATGGCGCTCTCGTTCATCCTGTCCACGCTGATCGGTTACGTGTACCGGTACACGCACCGCAACGTCTCCTACAGCCAGTCCTACGTGCAGACCCTGGTCATCGTCGGCATGATCGTCGCCCTGATCATGCTGGTCGTCGGCTCGAACCTGGCCCGCGCGTTCTCCCTGGTGGGCGCCCTGTCCGTGGTCCGCTTCCGCAATGCGGTCAAGGAGACCCGCGACGTCGGCTTCATCTTCCTGGCCATGGCGATCGGCATGGCCTGCGGTGCCCGGTTCTACACGCTGGCCGCGGTCGGTGCCGTCGTCATCTGCACGGTCATCCTGGTGATGTTCAAGTTCAACTGGTTCGCGCTGAACGTGCAGCGCCAGGTCGTCAAGGTCCAGGTCCCGGCCGGCGAGGACTACACCCCGCAGATCCGTGACGTACTGATCAAGTACACCAGCGAGTTCGAGCTGGTGAGCACGGAGACGATCCGCGGCGGCGCGCTGAGCGAGATCTTCTACACCGTGCGTCTGAAGAAGGGCGCCGAACCCGGTGACCTGGTCAGCGCGCTGCAGGAACGCACGTCGGGTCAGCGCGTCACGGTCCTGACCGGCTACGACACCACGGACCTGTGATGAGCGGCGAGACCGGCGTGCGGCGCCGGCGGCGGTTGAAGGACCGGCTGCCCGTGAGGCTGCGCCATCACTGGAAGCCGGCCGCGGCGCTGGGCGTCGGGCTCGCCACGATGGTCTGTTTCCTCGGCGACACGCGGATCTCCCCGTACGTCACGTCGTCGTCGCGGGTCGAGGCGGACGCCATCACCGACGACGTCGGGGGCACGGTGGACCTGTACGACACCGCGGTGGCGCACTCGGTCCAACTCACCTACCAGCAGGCCGACTTCGAAAAGATGATGAAGGAGTTCGAGGAGGACGGCACCAAGGACTACATCGAGGCCGACCTCGTGATCGACGGCGTCTACCTCAACGACGTCGGGATCCGCCTCAAGGGCAACTCCACCCTGTCGTCCCTGCGCGGCAACAAGGGCATGCCCGGTGGCGGCCGGGCCCTGCCCGATGCCGCGCAGGGCGCTCCGGCCGGCGCCGCCGGCGGAGCCGGAAGCCGGGACCGCGGCCAGAACCAGAACACGGGCGGCGGTCCCGGCACAGCCGGTGCGACCGGAGGCACGGACGACACAGCCGGTGCGGACGGCACAGCCGACGCGACCGGCGGCACAGCCGGTGCGACCGGTGCGGGCGGCGCAGGCGGCGGCGGTCGTGGTGGTGGCATGGTGCAGTTCGACCTGTCCGCCGAGAAGCCCGAGGAACTGCCTTTGCTCGTCAAGATCGACGAGTACGTCGAGGGCCGGGCCTACCAGGGCGAGCGGGAGATCTCCCTGCGCCCCGGCAGCAACGGCCAGGTGCCGGTCAACGAGGCGCTGTCCCTGTCGCTCACCGGGAAGAGCGGACAGAAGGCCGAGCGGTACGCCTTCACCGAGCTGAAGGTGAACAACAGGCCCGCCGCCACCCGCCTCATGGTCGAGGCGCCCGACACGGACTACGCCGATGACGTGGGCGACGGCAACGGGGTGCTCTACAAGGCGAGGGCGGGCAGCAGCTTCGAGTACCTCGGCGAGGACCCCAGCGAGTACGAGACTTCCTTCAGGCAGCTCAACAAGAAGGGCAGCCAGGACCTCGAACCGCTGATGAAGCTCATCAAGTGGGTCGACAGCGCCTCGGACGAGGAGTTCGCCCGTGACCTCGACCGGTACGTCGACGTCGAGTCGTTCGCCTCCTATGTCGCCTCGCAGAACCTGCTGCTGAACTTCGACGACATGGCCGGCCCGGGCAAGAACTATCTGCTCCGGTACGACCTGGACAGCAAGAAGTTCTCCGTCCTCGGCTGGGACTACAACCTCACCTTCAGCGGGGACACGGCGTCCGGGCCGGACGACTCGATCGGCATGGGCGGCGGCATGCCGGAAGAAATGCCCGAGGGTCTGCCAGAGGGAATGCCCGAAGGGGCTCCGGAAGGGATACCCGAGGGGGCTCCGGAAGGGATGCCCGAGGGGATGCCTGGTGGCGTCAACGGCGGCCAGGCGGCGCCCGGTCAGGAAGACCGTGCGAACGGGAACGCCGGCAGGGGTGGCCTCATGGCGGGGCACGCCCTGAAGACCAGGTTCCTGGCGGCCGACGCCCTCGACCCCGTCTACAAGAAGGCGTACCGGGAGCTGTACGAGGAGTTCTTCGGCTCGGGCACGGCGGCGAAGGAGCTGAAGGTCGTCGCGGAACAGGCACGCTCCGCGGGGGCCGACTCCGGGGAACTGGACACCGCAGTGACCAGCCTCACGAAGACCGTCACCGACCGCACCGAGGCCCTGGCCGAGGACAAGGAAGTGACCGGCTGAGACCCCGGCATCCCGGGCCGCCCTTCCCCCGAGGGCGCCGCCCGGGATGCCGGCCCCGCCCCGGCGGCCCCGCGGTTCCTTCCGGGACACCACAGGTTCCCGGGACACCACAGGTTCGCCGTCTAGCATCGCGCCGCACGACCAGGACCCGCCCAGCCGCGGCTCCATCTGCCCGTACCACGAGGTGCCGACCGTGATCGACCAGCCCAGCCCCCCGCGCACGCCCGTCGCCGGGCACACCGTCCTGGTCGTGGAGGACGATGCCAGCATCCGTACCCTGCTCACCTCCGTGCTCGGCGTGGCCGGGTATGCCGTGGCGAGCGCCGCCAGCGGTCAGGAAGCCATGTTCGAGGCCGGCAGCCGCAGGCCCCACCTGATCGTCCTGGACGTCATGCTGCCCGACACCGACGGCTTCCGGCTCACCCGTGACCTTCGCGCCCTGGGCATCTACACGCCCGTGCTCTTCCTCACCGCCCGGACCGGCGTCGAGGACCGCATCATCGGTCTGAGCTCCGGCGGCGACGACTACGTCACCAAGCCCTTCCACGTCCAGGAGGTGTTGCTGCGCATCCGCGCCATCCTGCGCCGCAGCAACGCGCCCGCCTCCACCACCGGGGCCGGCCCGCCCCTGCGCTACGCCGACCTCACCCTGGACGAGACCACCCACGAGGTACGGCGGGGGAACCGGCCGCTGAAGCTGTCGCCGACCGAGTTCCGGCTCCTGGCCTGTCTGCTGGCCCACCCCGAGCGCGTTCTTGAGAAGGCCGAGATCCTGCAGCAGGTCTGGAAATACGGCTTCTCCGGCGACACCCGTATCGTCGACACCTACATCAAGAACCTGCGCCGCAAGATCGACCACGATCCGCCCGCGCTGATCCACACGGTGCGCGGGGTGGGGTACTGCCTGCGGCTGCCGCGCGGCGAGACGCACCCGGCCGACCGATGAGCTGGTCCCGCCGACTGCGCCCGCGCTCCCTGCGCAGCCGTATCGTCCTGATCGCCGGTCTGCTCGCCACCAGTGCCGTCCTGCTGTGCCAGCTCGCGGGACTGACCGTGCTGCGCGGCTGGCTCACCGACCAGGTCGACGACCGGCTCTCCCATTTCCGGCCTCCCCAGCGCCTCTACGAGGACATCGCCGACAACAGAACGCTGCGGCCGCAGCCCGCGGACGACGCCCTTCCCTCGGACTACCGCGTCTACTTCTACGACGCGGACGGAAAGCTGCTGCGCACCTCCCTGGGAAGCAGCACCGGTCCCGGCCCCGGCCTCCCGCGGCGGGCAGCCGACCTGCACCTGACCACCGGGCGGCCGACCACCCTCCCGGCCGAGGACGACGCCGGGGGCTCCGGCTGGCGAGTGATCGCCCTCTCGGGACCCGATCGCATGCGGGCCGTGATCGCCCTGCCACTGGACACCGTGGACGGCGCCACCACCAAACTCCTGTGGCTCAGCCTCGGCCTCGGCAGCGCCGTCGCTGTAGGAGTCGTCACCCTCGGGAACGCCGCCGTCCGCCTCGGACTGCGCCCGCTCACCCGTGTCGAACACACCGCCCAGCACATCACCGACGGCGCCGTGGAACTGAACGTCCC is a genomic window of Streptomyces sp. NBC_00414 containing:
- a CDS encoding CotH kinase family protein, yielding MSGETGVRRRRRLKDRLPVRLRHHWKPAAALGVGLATMVCFLGDTRISPYVTSSSRVEADAITDDVGGTVDLYDTAVAHSVQLTYQQADFEKMMKEFEEDGTKDYIEADLVIDGVYLNDVGIRLKGNSTLSSLRGNKGMPGGGRALPDAAQGAPAGAAGGAGSRDRGQNQNTGGGPGTAGATGGTDDTAGADGTADATGGTAGATGAGGAGGGGRGGGMVQFDLSAEKPEELPLLVKIDEYVEGRAYQGEREISLRPGSNGQVPVNEALSLSLTGKSGQKAERYAFTELKVNNRPAATRLMVEAPDTDYADDVGDGNGVLYKARAGSSFEYLGEDPSEYETSFRQLNKKGSQDLEPLMKLIKWVDSASDEEFARDLDRYVDVESFASYVASQNLLLNFDDMAGPGKNYLLRYDLDSKKFSVLGWDYNLTFSGDTASGPDDSIGMGGGMPEEMPEGLPEGMPEGAPEGIPEGAPEGMPEGMPGGVNGGQAAPGQEDRANGNAGRGGLMAGHALKTRFLAADALDPVYKKAYRELYEEFFGSGTAAKELKVVAEQARSAGADSGELDTAVTSLTKTVTDRTEALAEDKEVTG
- a CDS encoding response regulator transcription factor codes for the protein MIDQPSPPRTPVAGHTVLVVEDDASIRTLLTSVLGVAGYAVASAASGQEAMFEAGSRRPHLIVLDVMLPDTDGFRLTRDLRALGIYTPVLFLTARTGVEDRIIGLSSGGDDYVTKPFHVQEVLLRIRAILRRSNAPASTTGAGPPLRYADLTLDETTHEVRRGNRPLKLSPTEFRLLACLLAHPERVLEKAEILQQVWKYGFSGDTRIVDTYIKNLRRKIDHDPPALIHTVRGVGYCLRLPRGETHPADR